The following proteins come from a genomic window of Malus domestica chromosome 02, GDT2T_hap1:
- the LOC103426584 gene encoding BRAP2 RING ZnF UBP domain-containing protein 1-like: MFILRVHSVDTNHPLSLEDADFTAVTTSKTTAAAESDPKTTPTPKFSERRGIAHLFRKIRQSSLPCHASRSPILFVVAVPNYLSFDDFIRFCGSRIDHVLELVFIRNDGMEDRYSVLIECKNRDTAGEFYSTFNGRKYSPGEAELCHILFLQSVDYTESEEIAGIPENEFTELPTCPVCLERLDADTSGIASTLCDHSFQCPCISKWTYLSCQVCRLCQQQDEKPACSVCGISVNPWICIICGFVGCGRYTEGHAVKHWKDTQHCYSLELDRQQIWDYVGDAYVHRLNQSKVDGKIINFTDSHCMSLEEAFDGCECSADSGISGALYSSKVDTIVDEYNRLVASQLENQRQYYESLLMEAKSKKKSTISEAVEKAVNSKMQDLQAKLEKCLEERNAVADINRSLIKDQETWRRKLKEIDEREAASLRLREEKIVDLEEQIRDLTVYIRAQKTLDDMKGSDSIKGGTVLPVPSKQSSPANSRRQTKSGRRRN, translated from the exons ATGTTCATCCTCCGAGTTCACTCAGTGGACACCAACCACCCTCTCAGCCTCGAAGACGCCGACTTCACCGCCGTCACAACTTCCAAGACCACCGCTGCGGCTGAATCTGACCCTAAAACCACCCCCACACCCAAATTCAGCGAGCGAAGAGGAATCGCCCATTTGTTTCGAAAAATCAGACAGTCGTCGCTGCCGTGCCACGCCTCTCGCTCCCCCATCCTCTTCGTCGTTGCCGTTCCCAACTACCTCTCCTTCGACGACTTCATCCGCTTCTGCGGTTCCCGCATCGACCATGTCCTCGAACTCGTATTCATCAG GAACGATGGAATGGAAGACAGGTACAGTGTTTTGATTGAATGTAAGAATCGGGACACGGCTGGTGAATTTTATAGCACTTTTAATGGGAGGAAGTATTCGCCTGGAGAG GCTGAGTTGTGCCATATCCTGTTTCTGCAATCTGTGGACTACACAGAATCAGAAGAAATAGCTGGCATTCCAGAGAATGAATTTACTGAGTTACCCACTTGCCCAGTTTGCCTTG AGAGATTGGATGCAGACACAAGTGGAATAGCGAGTACACTTTGTGATCATTCGTTTCAATGTCCCTGCATTTCAAAATGGACTTATTTGTCTTGTCAG GTTTGCCGACTATGTCAGCAGCAGGATGAAAAACCAGCTTGCTCTGTCTGTGGAATATCAGTGAATCCCTGGATTTGTATAATATGTGGTTTTGTAGGATGTGGAAG ATATACTGAAGGCCATGCTGTTAAGCACTGGAAGGATACGCAACATTGCTATTCTCTTGAGTTGGACAGGCAGCAGATCTGGGATTATGTTGGTGATGCTTATGTTCACCGCCTGAACCAATCAAAAGTTGatggaaaaataataaattttacaGATTCTCATTGTATGTCACTGGAAGAGGCTTTTGACGGTTGTGAATGTAGTGCTGATTCTGGAATTAGTGGAGCCCTCTATAGTAGCAAAGTTGACACT ATTGTAGATGAGTATAACCGACTTGTTGCCAGTCAGCTTGAGAATCAAAGACAA TATTATGAATCTCTACTTATGGAGgccaaaagcaaaaagaaaagtacaatttCAGAAGCGGTGGAGAAGGCTGTAAATTCCAAGATGCAGGATTTACAAGCGAAACTGGAGAAATGTCTTGAGGAAAGAAATGCCGTTGCAGAT ATCAACCGCAGTCTCATCAAGGACCAAGAAACTTGGCGCAGAAAGTTGAAGGAAATCGATGAGAG GGAAGCTGCATCGCTGAGGTTAAGAGAGGAAAAGATAGTCGATTTGGAAGAACAG ATTAGAGATCTTACGGTCTATATTCGTGCCCAAAAAACACTTGATGACATGAAGGGCTCGGACAGCATAAAAGGCGGAACAGTATTGCCTGTACCTTCAAAGCAATCTTCTCCTGCCAACTCCAGAAGACAGACCAAATCTGGCCGGAGACGGAACTAG
- the LOC103426585 gene encoding putative clathrin assembly protein At2g25430, giving the protein MAPSTIRKAIGAVKDQTSISLAKVAGNIAPDLEVLVVKATTHDEDPADEKYIREIINLTAHSRGYVTAAVATVSRRLSKTHDWIVALKALMLVHRVLVDGHPSFAEEIVSASRKGVRFLNLSAFRDEAHSGSWDHAGFVRFYAMYLEEKVEFEVYERKSRGREGSSGFDQERERANREERREFEYENYQSDHALEREKRRESKDSTPVREMRPERVLVRLNDLLRVLNRILGCRPAGAAKSSRLVIVTLYEVVKESFRLYVEICEALGVVLDRFTEMDYADCAKAFDSYVNGAKMIDELVGFYGWCKDMGIARSSEFPEVQRITDKLLKSLEGFLKGKTMRPKSPERNREENVQVDEEVKQDVNYEVKALPPPEIYTASPPLPSEVLPKPLQHQPVTEDLVNLRDDGITADEQGNKFALALFSAAPTATNTNGAWETFPSNGEPEMTSAWQTPAAESGKADWELALVETASNLSKQKADLAGGFDSLLLSGMYDQGAVKHHVSTSQLSGGSASSVAMPGAGKSAMPVLALPAPDGTVHAVGQQDPFAASLLVPPPSYVQMADMERKQHLLSQEQLLWQQYGRDGMQGQLGLAKISGGYYGGAPQPMMPQPGGYYFAPY; this is encoded by the coding sequence ATGGCGCCGAGCACAATTCGCAAGGCGATTGGGGCGGTGAAGGATCAGACAAGCATTAGCCTGGCCAAAGTGGCCGGAAACATAGCGCCGGACCTCGAAGTTCTGGTGGTTAAGGCCACCACCCACGACGAGGACCCGGCTGATGAAAAGTACATAAGGGAGATCATAAATCTGACCGCCCACTCGCGCGGATACGTCACGGCGGCGGTGGCGACTGTGTCGAGGCGTTTGAGCAAAACCCACGATTGGATTGTGGCTCTCAAGGCCCTTATGCTTGttcatagggttttggttgatggGCACCCTTCGTTTGCGGAGGAGATTGTGTCTGCCAGTCGGAAAGGAGTGCGGTTTCTGAATTTGTCGGCTTTTCGTGACGAGGCGCATTCGGGTTCTTGGGATCATGCCGGGTTTGTGAGGTTTTATGCCATGTATCTTGAGGAGAAGGTGGAGTTTGAGGTTTATGAGAGGAAATCGAGAGGCAGGGAGGGCAGTAGTGGATTCGAtcaggagagggagagagcgaATCGAGAGGAAAGGAGGGAATTTGAGTACGAAAATTATCAGAGTGATCACGCattggagagagagaagagaagagagagtaagGATAGTACACCGGTGAGGGAAATGCGGCCGGAGAGGGTGTTGGTGCGGCTGAATGATTTGCTGAGGGTTCTTAATCGGATTTTGGGTTGCAGGCCGGCGGGTGCTGCAAAGAGTAGTAGGTTGGTGATCGTTACGCTATACGAGGTTGTGAAGGAGAGTTTTAGGCTGTATGTTGAGATATGTGAGGCATTGGGGGTGGTGCTGGATAGGTTTACTGAGATGGATTATGCGGATTGCGCTAAGGCTTTCGATTCTTATGTCAATGGGGCAAAGATGATTGATGAGCTTGTGGGTTTTTATGGTTGGTGTAAGGATATGGGAATTGCTCGTTCGTCTGAGTTCCCGGAGGTGCAGAGAATAACTGATAAGCTTTTGAAGTCGCTTGAGGGTTTCTTGAAGGGGAAGACAATGAGGCCAAAGAGTCCTGAGAGAAACAGGGAGGAGAATGTTCAGGTTGACGAGGAGGTGAAGCAGGATGTGAATTATGAGGTGAAGGCTCTTCCTCCACCGGAGATTTACACTGCTTCTCCTCCCCTGCCATCTGAAGTCCTGCCTAAGCCTTTGCAGCATCAGCCTGTGACAGAGGATTTGGTGAATTTGAGGGATGATGGAATCACAGCTGATGAGCAAGGAAACAAATTCGCTTTGGCTTTGTTCTCTGCGGCTCCTACTGCTACTAATACAAATGGGGCCTGGGAAACATTCCCTTCAAATGGAGAGCCTGAAATGACTTCGGCTTGGCAGACACCGGCCGCTGAGAGTGGTAAAGCAGACTGGGAATTGGCATTGGTGGAGACGGCCAGTAATCTGTCAAAACAGAAGGCTGATTTGGCTGGTGGTTTTGATTCATTGTTATTGAGTGGCATGTATGATCAAGGCGCTGTGAAGCACCATGTGAGCACCTCGCAATTGAGTGGTGGGAGTGCGAGTAGTGTGGCAATGCCGGGGGCAGGCAAGTCTGCTATGCCAGTGCTGGCTCTGCCTGCCCCGGATGGGACTGTCCACGCAGTGGGGCAGCAGGACCCGTTTGCCGCCTCCCTCTTAGTGCCTCCTCCGTCATATGTGCAGATGGCAGACATGGAGAGGAAGCAGCATTTGCTTTCACAGGAACAACTGCTTTGGCAGCAATATGGAAGAGATGGGATGCAAGGGCAGTTGGGTTTGGCTAAGATTTCTGGCGGCTACTATGGCGGTGCTCCTCAACCGATGATGCCTCAGCCGGGAGGGTACTACTTTGCGCCCTATTGA
- the LOC103447940 gene encoding actin-related protein 6-like encodes MHQNVVVLDNGGGLIKAGLGGERDPSAIIPNCVYRPISSKKWVHPSPTEPMDLTSAAVRRPIDRGYLINPDLQREIWANLFSSLLRVNPAQSYLLLTEPLFALPSIQRATDELVFEDFNFSALYVANSPSLAHLCEASRRQIKAQYSLVVDCGFSFTHAAPVFQNFTINYAAKRIDLGGKALTNYLKELVSYRSVNVMDETFLIDDVKEKLCLVSMDVDRDLQIAKKHGKDNLFRCTYVLPDGITHTKGFVKNPEEAKRYLALRDGDKLKDVEKMDLDQMEVTYKLADRKKIDLSKTEFDLTNERFLVPEMIFHPADLGMNQAGLAECIVRSVTSCPPHLQPVLYENILLTGGSTLFPRLADRLERELRPLVPDDYPVKITPQEDPILSVWRGGSILASSPDFEAVCVTKAEYEELGSARCRRRFL; translated from the exons ATGCATCAAAACGTCGTCGTTTTGGACAACGGCGGCGGCCTAATCAAAGCCGGCCTCGGCGGCGAGCGCGACCCCTCGGCCATTATACCCAACTGTGTGTACCGCCCGATATCCTCCAAGAAATGGGTCCACCCCTCCCCCACCGAGCCCATGGACCTCACCTCCGCCGCCGTCCGCCGCCCAATCGACCGCGGCTACCTAATAAACCCGGACCTCCAGCGCGAGATCTGGGCTAACCTCTTCTCCTCCCTCCTTCGGGTCAACCCGGCTCAATCCTACCTCCTCCTGACGGAGCCCCTCTTCGCCCTCCCCTCCATCCAACGCGCCACCGACGAGCTCGTCTTCGAGGACTTCAACTTCTCGGCGCTCTACGTCGCGAACTCCCCCTCCCTCGCCCACCTTTGCGAGGCCAGCCGCCGCCAAATCAAGGCGCAGTACAGCCTCGTCGTCGACTGCGGCTTCTCCTTCACGCACGCCGCCCCCGTCTTCCAGAACTTCACCATCAACTACGCAGCCAAGCGGATCGATTTGGGCGGCAAGGCATTGACCAATTACCTCAAGGAGCTCGTCTCTTACCGCTCCGTCAATGTCATGGACGAAACGTTTCTCATCGACGATGTTAAGGAGAAGCTCTGCCTTGTTTCCATGGACGTTGATCGTGACCTCCAGATTGCAAA GAAACATGGGAAGGACAATCTTTTCAGGTGCACTTATGTGTTGCCTGACGGCATTACGCACACAAAGGGGTTTGTTAAGAACCCAGAGGAGGCGAAGAGATACTTGGCTTTGAGAGATGGTGACAAACTTAAAGATGTGGAGAAGATGGATTTGGATCAGATGGAGGTTACATACAAGTTGGCGGATCGAAAGAAGATTGATTTGAGCAAGACT GAATTTGACCTGACAAATGAAAGGTTCCTAGTGCCAGAGATGATCTTCCATCCTGCTGATCTGG GAATGAATCAGGCTGGACTAGCAGAGTGTATTGTTCGATCTGTCACCTCCTGCCCACCACATCTACAGCCTGTACTTTATGAAAA CATTCTCTTAACAGGTGGAAGCACTCTATTTCCTCGACTAGCTGATAGACT AGAGAGGGAGCTGCGGCCGCTTGTTCCTGATGACTATCCAGTGAAGATAACTCCTCAAGAAGA CCCCATACTAAGCGTTTGGAGGGGAGGATCTATTTTAGCATCAAGCCCGGATTTTGAAGCAGTGTGTGTCACTAAGGCTGAGTATGAGGAGCTTGGTTCTGCTCGATGTCGCAGGAGATTCCTTTAA
- the LOC103426699 gene encoding topless-related protein 4-like has product MSSLSRELVFLILQFLDEEKFKDSVHKLEQESGFFFNMRYFEDMVTNGEWEEVEKYLSGFTKVDDNRYSMKIFFEIRKQKYLEALDKRDRAKAVDILVKDLKVFAAFNEELFKEITQLLTLENFRDNEQLSKYGDTKSARSIMLAELKKLIEANPLFRDKLQFPTLKNSRLRTLINQSLNWQHQLCKNPRSNPDIKTLFVDHSCGQPNGTRAPSPVTNHLMGAVPKTGGFPPLGAHGPFQPTPAALPTSLAGWMANPSPVPHPSASAGPLGLAAANTAAILKRPRTPPTGNPTMDYQTADSEHILKRSRPFGITDEANNLPVNMLPVAYPNQSHGQSSYSSDDLPRSVVMTLSPGSTVKSMDFHPVQQILLLVGTNTGDVMIYKLPSQEKIDIKNFKVWDLGACSGALQASLASDYTASINRVMWSPDGTLFGVAYSKHIVHIYSYHGVDELRNHLEIDAHVGSVNDLAFSYPNKQLCVVTCGDDRLIKVWDATTGNKQYTFEGHEAPVYSVCPHHKENIQFIFSTATDGKIKAWLYDNVGSRVDYDAPGHSSTTMAYSADGARLFSCGTNKEGDSYLVEWNESEGAVKRTYHGLAKRTVGVVQFDTTKNRFLAAGDEFTVKFWDMDNVNLLTSTDADGGLPASPTIRFNKEGILLAASTNDGIKILANTDGLRLLRTVESRTFDASRAASAAAVKAPPVGTFGPSSTPIGTSIGDRAAPVSAMVGLNNDNRSLVDIKPRIADESVEKARIWKLTEISELSQCRSLRLPDTLTAMRVSRLIYTNSGLAVLALSSNAVHKLWKWQRNERIQKATASSLPQLWQPSSGILMTNDISDTNPEDAVPCFALSKNDSYVMSASGGKISLFNMMTFKTMTTFMPPPPAATYLAFHPQDNNIIAIGMDDSSIQIYNVRVDEVKTKLKGHQKRITGLAFSHTLNVLVSSGADSQLCVWNTDGWEKQASKFLQMPSGRAAAPLSDTRVQFHSDQTHLLAVHETQIAIYEAPKLECLKQWVPREVSGPITHAVYSCDSQLIYVSFEDGSVGVLTALTLRLRCRILPTAYLPPNPSLRVYPLVVAAHPSEPNQFALGLSDGGVHVLEPLESEGKWGTNPPIENGAGPSATSGAAASDQPQR; this is encoded by the exons ATGTCCTCGCTTAGCAGAGAGCTCGTTTTTCTCATACTTCAGTTTTTGGATGAAGAGAAATTCAAAGACAGTGTTCACAA GTTGGAGCAAGAGTCAGGGTTTTTCTTTAACATGAGGTACTTTGAGGACATGGTGACAAATGGAGAGTGGGAGGAGGTGGAAAAGTATTTGTCTGGTTTCACGAAGGTTGATGATAATCGATACTCTATGAAGATTTTCTTTGAGATTCGCAAGCAGAAGTACCTTGAAGCTTTAGACAA GCGGGATCGAGCAAAAGCTGTGGACATTTTAGTTAAGGACTTGAAAGTTTTTGCAGCATTTAATGAGGAACTTTTTAAGGAAATTACACAGTTGTTGACTTTGGAAAACTTTAG GGATAATGAACAGTTATCTAAATATGGTGATACTAAGTCTGCAAGGAGTATAATGCTTGCTGAACTGAAAAAGTTAATAGAGGCTAACCCATTGTTTCGtgataaacttcaatttccTACCCTGAAGAACTCGAGACTGCGTACTCTTATTAATCAGAG TTTAAACTGGCAGCATCAGCTTTGTAAGAACCCAAGGTCTAATCCAGACATAAAGACCCTGTTTGTAGACCACAGTTGTGGACAACCAAATGGTACCAGGGCTCCATCTCCTGTCACTAATCACTTAATGGGGGCAGTCCCTAAGACAGGGGGTTTCCCTCCATTGGGTGCTCATGGG CCCTTTCAGCCCACACCAGCTGCTCTTCCAACATCTCTTGCTGGATGGATGGCAAATCCATCACCTGTACCTCATCCCTCAGCTTCTGCTGGGCCTCTTGGGTTGGCCGCAGCTAACACTGCAG CCATCTTGAAGCGCCCTAGAACTCCTCCTACCGGTAACCCAACTATGGACTATCAAACAGCAGATTCTGAGCACATTCTAAAGAGATCAAGACCTTTCGGGATAACGGATGAA GCCAATAATCTGCCAGTAAATATGCTGCCTGTTGCATATCCTAATCAGAGCCATGGTCAGAGTTCCTACTCTTCTGATGACTTGCCCAGGTCTGTTGTTATGACTTTAAGTCCAGGTTCAACTGTCAAGAGTATGGATTTCCACCCGGTGCAACAAATTTTACTTCTTG TTGGAACAAACACGGGCGATGTCATGATATATAAGCTACCAAGCCAAGAAAAGATTGATATTAAGAACTTCAAAGTCTGGGACCTTGGAGCATGTTCAGGGGCACTGCAG GCATCTTTGGCCAGTGATTATACAGCATCAATCAACCGTGTGATGTGGAGCCCTGATGGGACACTTTTTG GTGTTGCATACTCTAAGCACATTGTACACATATATTCCTACCATGGTGTTGATGAGTTACGAAATCACCTGGAG ATCGATGCCCATGTTGGCAGCGTTAATGATCTTGCTTTCTCATATCCAAACAAACAGCTGTGTGTTGTCACTTGCGGGGATGATAGACTCATTAAG GTGTGGGATGCAACCACTGGGAATAAGCAGTATACTTTTGAGGGCCATGAAGCACCTGTATATTCAGTGTGTCCACATCACAAAGAAAATATCCAG TTCATTTTCTCGACGGCTACTGATGGGAAAATAAAGGCATGGTTGTATGATAATGTGGGCTCAAGAGTTGACTATGATGCACCAGGCCATTCATCTACCACTATGGCATACAGTGCAGATGGAGCAAG GTTGTTCTCGTGTGGGACTAATAAAGAAGGGGATTCATACTTGGTGGAGTGGAATGAAAGTGAAGGAGCTGTAAAGCGGACCTATCATGGTCTTGCAAAGCGTACTGTTGGGGTTGTGCAGTTTGATACCACTAAAAACCGGTTCTTGGCTGCTGGCGATGAGTTCACTGTCAAATTTTGGGACATGGACAATGTTAACCTTTTGACGAGTACTGATGCAGATGGTGGATTGCCG GCTTCTCCCACAATCAGATTTAACAAGGAAGGAATATTGTTAGCTGCCTCAACGAACGATGGTATTAAAATTCTGGCAAATACAGATGGACTTAGGTTGCTAAGAACTGTGGAAAGTCGCACATTTGATGCTTCAAGAGCTGCTTCTGCGGCTGCAGTGAAG GCACCCCCAGTAGGAACATTTGGGCCTTCCAGCACTCCTATTGGAACAAGCATTGGAGATCGAGCTGCTCCTGTGTCAGCCATGGTTGGACTG AACAATGACAATAGAAGTTTGGTCGACATTAAACCTAGAATTGCTGATGAGTCAGTAGAGAAAGCCAGGATTTGGAAACTGACTGAAATCAGCGAACTATCACAATGCCGCTCTCTGAGGCTCCCTGATACTTTAACAGCAATGAGG GTTTCTAGATTGATATATACAAATTCAGGACTTGCAGTGTTGGCGTTATCATCTAATGCTGTACACAAGCTCTGGAAATGGCaaagaaatgaacgaatacaAAAG GCCACAGCCAGTAGTCTACCGCAATTATGGCAACCTTCAAGTGGAATATTGATGACTAATGATATAAGTGATACAAACCCTGAGGATGCTGTTCCATGCTTTGCACTGTCAAAGAACGACTCTTATGTTATGTCAGCTTCAGGGGGGAAAATATCCCTTTTCAATATGATGACATTTAAG ACAATGACAACATTTATGCCCCCACCCCCAGCTGCAACATATCTGGCATTTCATCCTCAAGACAATAATATCATTGCCATAGGAATGGATGATTCTTCTATCCAGATTTACAATGTACGGGTTGACGAG GTTAAAACCAAGCTAAAAGGTCATCAGAAAAGAATAACAGGCCTTGCCTTCTCTCATACTCTTAATGTGCTTGTATCTTCGGGGGCTGATTCCCAG TTATGTGTTTGGAACACGGATGGATGGGAGAAGCAGGCTAGTAAATTTCTTCAGATGCCTAGTGGCCGGGCTGCTGCTCCCCTTTCTGATACCCGAGTTCAGTTTCACTCAGATCAGACACATTTGCTGGCAGTTCATGAAACACAGATAGCCATATATGAAGCACCAAAATTGGAATGCCTTAAGCAG TGGGTTCCTCGAGAAGTTAGTGGTCCGATCACACATGCTGTATATTCCTGTGATAGCCAGTTAATTTATGTTAGCTTTGAAGATGGAAGTGTTGGGGTTCTCACTGCTCTTACACTTAGATTGAGATGCCGAATACTACCAACCGCTTATTTACCTCCAAATCCAAG CTTAAGGGTGTATCCTCTCGTTGTTGCGGCACATCCATCCGAACCCAACCAGTTTGCCTTAGGACTTTCAGACGGTGGAGTGCATGTACTTGAGCCATTAGAGTCAGAAGGAAAGTGGGGAACTAATCCCCCAATCGAAAATGGTGCTGGGCCTAGCGCGACATCTGGAGCAGCCGCTTCAGATCAACCCCAAAGGTGA